One genomic window of Chitinophagaceae bacterium includes the following:
- a CDS encoding T9SS type A sorting domain-containing protein has protein sequence MHAFLYTLIRNARIWVTMVNPLTVPFNRGIVRRITSDWDPATVTWNNKPSVTNMHQLKLHSSNSLTQDYENQDVTHLVQDMIDYPSYGILIKMNDEVNYYKSLILGSCLNAVESLRPKLVVTYSTNASIEKKNLTTGTQPEVETYPNPASDLLTFEFTDFSVQDQIQISVYSITGQLLRSETTTSSNSYVMDIASLNNGIYFFKAESKNSHNSYSGKFMKQ, from the coding sequence ATGCACGCCTTTCTTTATACGCTGATCCGCAATGCACGTATTTGGGTTACTATGGTGAACCCACTTACGGTTCCCTTTAATCGTGGTATTGTAAGGAGAATCACCAGCGACTGGGATCCTGCAACAGTTACCTGGAATAACAAACCTTCCGTAACCAATATGCACCAGTTGAAACTCCACAGCAGCAACAGCCTTACACAGGATTATGAAAACCAGGATGTTACTCACCTGGTGCAGGATATGATCGATTATCCATCTTATGGTATTCTGATTAAGATGAATGATGAGGTCAACTATTACAAGAGTCTGATCCTGGGTTCCTGCCTTAATGCTGTGGAATCACTACGACCCAAACTCGTAGTTACTTATTCTACAAATGCTAGCATTGAGAAAAAGAATTTGACCACAGGAACACAACCGGAAGTGGAGACTTATCCCAATCCTGCTTCAGATCTGCTCACTTTTGAATTCACAGATTTCAGTGTGCAGGATCAGATTCAAATTTCAGTTTACAGCATTACAGGTCAATTACTGCGGAGTGAAACTACAACGTCCTCAAACAGCTATGTGATGGATATTGCGTCTTTGAACAACGGCATCTATTTCTTTAAAGCAGAAAGCAAAAACAGCCATAACAGCTATTCCGGAAAGTTTATGAAGCAATAA
- a CDS encoding ATP-binding cassette domain-containing protein has protein sequence MSFLVLDKVVKNYATTRAVDEVSFSVEPQTIFGMLGPNGAGKTTTIRIITTILTADSGSVLFNGQPLAEIHSEKMGYMPEERGLYKKMKVWEQLVYLAQLKGMTGRDAKRSVFEWMEKFNIKDWWNKKVEELSKGMSQKVQFIATVIHKPQLIILDEPFSGLDPINSNLIKDEIEELRKNGATIIFSTHRMEQVEEICENIILINKGKIILNGGVSDIRRQFRKNEFSIHYEGNAPRLSPEHFAVIRETDHELVVKTDAHFSSNDLLRELVNQQVHVKSFNELLPSLNEIFITQVEGISHE, from the coding sequence ATGTCATTTCTGGTTTTGGACAAGGTTGTGAAAAATTATGCCACCACACGGGCAGTTGATGAAGTGAGTTTCTCGGTAGAACCACAAACCATTTTCGGAATGCTCGGCCCCAACGGCGCGGGCAAAACCACCACCATCCGCATTATCACCACCATTCTTACCGCAGATTCCGGAAGCGTGCTCTTTAACGGGCAACCGCTTGCTGAAATTCATTCTGAAAAAATGGGTTACATGCCGGAAGAACGCGGACTCTATAAAAAGATGAAAGTATGGGAGCAGCTTGTTTACCTCGCACAGTTGAAAGGCATGACTGGCCGCGATGCAAAACGCAGCGTGTTTGAATGGATGGAGAAATTCAACATTAAAGACTGGTGGAATAAAAAAGTGGAAGAGCTGTCGAAAGGCATGTCGCAGAAAGTGCAGTTCATTGCTACTGTTATTCATAAACCACAACTCATTATCCTCGATGAACCTTTTTCCGGTCTCGATCCCATCAATTCAAATCTTATAAAAGATGAAATTGAAGAGCTGCGTAAAAACGGCGCTACCATTATCTTCTCCACGCATCGTATGGAACAGGTGGAAGAAATCTGCGAAAACATCATCCTCATCAATAAAGGAAAGATTATACTGAATGGAGGTGTGAGTGATATCCGCCGGCAGTTCAGGAAAAATGAATTCAGCATTCACTACGAAGGAAATGCACCACGACTTTCACCCGAACATTTTGCAGTGATACGCGAAACGGATCATGAACTGGTAGTAAAAACCGACGCACATTTTTCTTCCAACGATTTGCTGCGCGAACTGGTAAATCAACAGGTACATGTGAAATCCTTTAATGAATTGTTGCCTTCCTTAAATGAAATTTTCATCACGCAGGTAGAAGGAATAAGCCATGAATAA
- a CDS encoding T9SS type A sorting domain-containing protein, which translates to MKKATLLFASCFLHASLIFSQSPVVSWQQSFGGSSDDFGNDIQLTSDGGLIVGGSTNSTNGDLKKLNHGQSSDFWIMKLGVNHKVKWSKTYGGSDNENLFSIQQTTDGGYIAVGSSESIDGDVTEHEGTGVYPDLWMVKLDANGVIEWQKSIGEQYADVANSVQQTVDGGYIVAGFTNGNSVSVGQYWVIKLDASGNILWDKTYGGTNNDVATSVLQTQNGEYIVGGYSYSDNGDVTGHHGSGPSSDCWLVKLDASGNLIWEKSLGGSSNDVANAIRQTNDGAFIFAGYTFSTQGDVTGNHGGADYWLVKVSDAGELLWQHCYGGSNNDFANDIELTEAGGYLITGTSLSNNGDVTIHYGAEDFWLIETDNNGDIIWENTFGGTNTDHALAFCSSPGGSQYVIGSSKSTNNDAVGNNGYNDLLLLQVGNVPVNTISLPVVSDNKPCWGEDILLDFTATGTFNVGNVFTAEITKKDVFTKVYKIGSVVGTGSGELTATIPFDLNKGDHSLRIVSSDPPIVSDALMNGIFLRCPGIPTEGRTTSNITATTAKITWKPSGGCPISYKVKWRIASGNNSDNNFADVTDTTYVLTGLTPNTTYIWQVATLCVEEPELLTNYSLIKEFTTSPLRLNATVWSNGLEIFPNPVQNTLSIKSEIEMNATIEVRNLIGEILMVSPLNASETHLDVSSFSAGSYLLLLKTDTETIVRKFVKE; encoded by the coding sequence ATGAAAAAAGCTACTCTTCTTTTTGCTTCCTGCTTTCTTCACGCATCACTAATTTTTTCTCAATCACCGGTTGTAAGCTGGCAACAATCTTTTGGCGGCAGCAGTGATGACTTTGGGAATGATATACAACTGACTTCGGATGGCGGATTGATCGTTGGTGGTTCAACAAATTCTACTAATGGTGATCTGAAAAAATTAAACCACGGACAGTCTTCTGATTTCTGGATCATGAAGCTCGGTGTGAATCACAAGGTAAAATGGTCTAAAACATATGGAGGATCTGATAATGAAAACCTCTTTTCCATTCAGCAAACAACGGACGGAGGTTACATAGCAGTGGGTTCTTCGGAATCAATTGACGGTGATGTAACGGAGCATGAAGGCACAGGTGTTTATCCTGATCTCTGGATGGTGAAGTTGGATGCTAATGGTGTGATTGAATGGCAAAAATCTATTGGAGAACAGTATGCAGATGTCGCTAATAGTGTTCAGCAAACGGTGGATGGAGGCTATATTGTTGCAGGCTTTACAAACGGCAACTCAGTTTCTGTAGGCCAGTATTGGGTCATAAAGCTGGACGCTTCAGGAAATATTTTGTGGGATAAAACATATGGAGGCACCAACAACGATGTGGCCACTTCAGTGCTGCAAACACAAAATGGTGAATACATTGTTGGAGGTTATTCTTATTCTGACAATGGAGATGTCACTGGTCATCACGGAAGTGGACCATCAAGTGATTGCTGGTTGGTGAAGCTTGATGCTTCTGGAAATTTAATCTGGGAAAAATCACTGGGCGGAAGTAGCAATGACGTAGCCAATGCGATCAGGCAAACCAATGATGGTGCATTTATTTTTGCAGGATATACATTTTCAACGCAGGGAGATGTAACAGGGAACCATGGTGGCGCTGATTATTGGCTGGTTAAAGTTTCCGATGCAGGAGAATTATTATGGCAGCATTGTTATGGCGGAAGCAACAACGATTTTGCCAATGATATTGAGCTGACTGAAGCGGGAGGATATTTAATTACCGGCACCTCACTTTCAAATAATGGTGACGTAACAATTCACTATGGTGCGGAAGATTTTTGGTTGATCGAAACAGATAATAACGGGGATATTATTTGGGAAAATACTTTTGGCGGAACGAATACAGACCATGCATTGGCCTTTTGTTCTTCGCCTGGTGGATCGCAGTATGTGATTGGCTCATCAAAATCTACCAATAATGATGCAGTGGGAAATAATGGATATAACGACTTGTTACTGCTTCAGGTTGGTAATGTTCCGGTAAATACGATCAGTCTTCCGGTTGTATCGGACAATAAACCTTGTTGGGGAGAAGATATTCTATTGGATTTCACAGCTACCGGAACTTTCAATGTTGGGAATGTTTTCACTGCAGAAATAACGAAGAAAGATGTTTTTACAAAGGTGTATAAAATTGGATCCGTAGTTGGAACGGGTTCAGGCGAGCTTACAGCCACCATTCCATTTGATCTTAATAAAGGAGACCATTCTTTACGGATTGTAAGCTCAGATCCACCAATCGTAAGCGATGCACTGATGAATGGCATTTTTTTGAGGTGTCCTGGCATTCCCACTGAGGGAAGGACTACAAGCAACATAACAGCAACCACCGCAAAGATAACGTGGAAACCCAGCGGTGGCTGTCCGATATCTTACAAAGTAAAATGGAGAATCGCCAGTGGAAATAACAGCGATAATAATTTTGCAGACGTAACGGATACTACCTATGTTCTTACAGGATTAACTCCCAATACAACTTATATCTGGCAGGTTGCCACACTTTGTGTCGAAGAACCGGAACTGCTTACAAACTATTCACTCATCAAAGAATTTACAACCAGTCCGCTGCGATTAAATGCAACAGTATGGAGTAATGGATTGGAAATATTTCCAAATCCTGTGCAAAATACTTTGAGCATTAAATCTGAAATAGAAATGAACGCAACTATTGAAGTCAGAAATCTGATAGGAGAAATTTTAATGGTGTCACCGTTGAATGCATCCGAGACTCATTTGGATGTTTCATCCTTTTCCGCGGGATCCTATTTATTACTATTAAAAACAGATACGGAAACAATTGTCAGAAAATTTGTGAAAGAATAA
- a CDS encoding DUF479 domain-containing protein codes for MNHLAHLYLSQHSEKMMVGNFIADGVKGKKYLDFEPEISKGIVMHRAIDTFTDTHEIVKHSKSFFREKYGLYSSVLIDLFYDHFLAKNWQHYSSMPLLFFTEYSYKVFEKYYDAMPERYQHMFPYMQKENWLLNYGHLEGIQRSLTGMSRRIKNNPGIENATWDLRTHYEEVETDFGNYFPELIRHISELFPAS; via the coding sequence ATGAACCACCTCGCTCACTTATATCTTTCTCAGCATTCAGAAAAAATGATGGTGGGAAATTTTATTGCAGACGGTGTGAAAGGAAAAAAATACCTGGATTTTGAGCCGGAGATTTCGAAGGGTATCGTGATGCACCGCGCCATCGATACTTTTACCGACACACATGAAATAGTCAAGCACAGCAAAAGTTTTTTCCGCGAAAAGTATGGACTCTATTCATCTGTACTGATTGATTTATTTTATGATCATTTTCTTGCAAAAAACTGGCAGCACTATTCTTCTATGCCGCTCCTTTTTTTTACGGAATATTCCTATAAGGTATTTGAAAAGTATTATGATGCAATGCCGGAGCGGTATCAACATATGTTTCCTTATATGCAAAAAGAAAACTGGTTGTTGAACTATGGTCATCTCGAAGGCATTCAGCGGTCATTAACAGGCATGTCGCGAAGAATTAAAAATAATCCGGGCATTGAAAATGCGACCTGGGATTTGCGGACTCATTATGAGGAAGTGGAAACGGATTTCGGTAATTATTTTCCGGAGTTGATCAGACATATTTCGGAATTGTTTCCTGCTTCATAA
- a CDS encoding mannose-1-phosphate guanylyltransferase — translation MKKHEYAVMLAGGIGSRFWPVSKSRMPKQFLDILGTGKSMMQMTYERLLRSFAPDKIFVITNESYRDIATKQLPDLHDENLLLEPARKNTAPCIAYAGHKILSIDTNASFIITPSDHMILREDQYDKAVQKALKVVQKRDIIVTLGIRPTRPDTGYGYIQYIEDMEEDGVFKVKTFVEKPPLDIATTFYRSGDFLWNAGIFISNVRTLMNAYHHYLPEVNDVFKEIKKVYNTPGEKEFVAKAFSMCPNVSIDTAIMEKAKNVCVIPAQFGWSDLGTWASLYEQYAKDYLGNAVSGKNVMIYDATNCMVMVPEKKMVVLQGLEDYIIVDTEEVLLICRKDQEQEIKQIVADIKRNKGDRFL, via the coding sequence ATGAAAAAGCACGAATACGCAGTGATGTTGGCAGGCGGCATAGGCAGTCGCTTTTGGCCCGTGAGCAAGAGTCGCATGCCGAAGCAGTTTCTGGACATTCTCGGAACGGGCAAATCAATGATGCAGATGACGTATGAACGATTGCTGCGGAGTTTTGCACCGGATAAGATTTTTGTGATCACCAACGAATCCTACCGCGACATTGCAACGAAGCAACTTCCGGATCTCCATGACGAAAACCTGTTGTTGGAACCTGCGCGGAAAAATACGGCGCCATGTATTGCTTATGCTGGTCATAAAATACTATCCATTGATACCAACGCTTCCTTCATCATCACGCCGAGTGACCACATGATTTTGCGCGAAGACCAATATGACAAAGCGGTTCAGAAAGCTTTGAAAGTGGTGCAGAAGCGCGATATCATTGTAACATTGGGTATTCGTCCCACCAGGCCGGATACCGGATACGGTTACATTCAATACATAGAAGACATGGAGGAAGATGGAGTGTTTAAAGTAAAAACATTTGTAGAAAAACCACCACTTGATATTGCCACCACTTTTTACCGCAGCGGTGATTTCTTATGGAATGCAGGCATTTTTATTTCCAATGTAAGAACACTGATGAATGCCTATCACCATTATTTGCCTGAAGTGAATGATGTATTCAAGGAAATCAAAAAAGTTTACAATACGCCGGGCGAGAAGGAATTTGTTGCCAAAGCTTTTTCAATGTGTCCGAATGTGAGCATCGATACGGCGATTATGGAGAAGGCAAAAAATGTGTGCGTGATACCTGCACAGTTTGGGTGGAGTGATCTTGGAACCTGGGCTTCATTATACGAGCAATATGCAAAAGATTATCTCGGCAATGCCGTATCCGGAAAGAATGTGATGATCTACGATGCTACCAATTGCATGGTGATGGTGCCTGAAAAAAAGATGGTGGTATTGCAGGGATTGGAAGATTATATAATCGTTGATACAGAAGAAGTGCTGCTGATTTGCCGTAAGGATCAGGAACAGGAGATCAAGCAAATTGTAGCTGATATAAAACGGAATAAAGGAGATCGGTTTTTGTAG
- the msrB gene encoding peptide-methionine (R)-S-oxide reductase MsrB encodes MKNSILVLLAFGFLSLSACAQNQTKPESTSKTTFPVMKTDAEWKQILTPEQFNILREKGTERAFTGAYYDNHEKGTYYCAACHQALFSSETKFESGTGWPSFWQPVSKTAVAVGHDNSYGMERDEVLCSNCGGHLGHVFDDGPKPTGLRYCMNSGAMKFEKSGE; translated from the coding sequence ATGAAAAACTCAATATTAGTTTTGCTCGCATTCGGATTTCTCTCACTGAGTGCCTGTGCGCAAAATCAAACCAAACCTGAATCCACTTCAAAAACAACTTTTCCCGTTATGAAAACAGATGCAGAATGGAAACAAATACTGACGCCTGAACAGTTTAACATCCTTCGCGAAAAAGGCACCGAAAGAGCTTTTACCGGTGCTTACTACGACAATCATGAAAAGGGAACTTATTACTGTGCTGCTTGTCACCAGGCACTTTTCAGTTCAGAAACAAAATTCGAATCAGGAACCGGATGGCCCAGTTTCTGGCAACCGGTCAGCAAAACTGCTGTCGCCGTCGGACATGACAACAGCTATGGAATGGAGCGCGATGAAGTATTATGCAGCAATTGCGGCGGCCACCTTGGTCACGTGTTTGATGATGGACCAAAGCCAACGGGATTGCGGTATTGTATGAATTCCGGTGCGATGAAGTTTGAGAAGAGTGGAGAGTAG
- a CDS encoding glycosyltransferase family 2 protein, translating to MPIVDVIIPAFNEQESIGMVIAGIDKQLVREIVVADNNSTDRTSVNATNAGATVLLEKRKGYGAACLKGMSYLQNKSVPPDIVIFIDGDYSDFPEEMSQLIEPIVKNDIDFVIGSRALGNRERGAMQPQQVFGNWLATRLLYLFYGVRFTDLGPFRAIKWEELQSLGMVDKNYGWTVEMQLKAAKNKLICTEIPVSYRRRIGISKVSGTVKGTILAGYKIITTIFKYL from the coding sequence GTGCCCATTGTTGATGTAATCATTCCGGCCTTTAACGAGCAGGAATCCATTGGTATGGTGATCGCGGGCATCGATAAACAACTGGTGCGGGAAATTGTAGTGGCAGATAATAATTCAACTGATCGAACAAGCGTAAATGCAACCAATGCAGGGGCAACGGTTTTATTGGAAAAGCGCAAAGGTTACGGAGCTGCCTGCCTGAAAGGAATGAGTTATCTCCAAAATAAATCCGTACCACCCGATATTGTGATTTTCATTGATGGTGATTATTCTGATTTTCCGGAGGAGATGAGCCAACTGATTGAACCTATCGTAAAAAATGATATCGACTTCGTAATTGGCTCACGCGCCTTGGGTAACAGGGAACGCGGTGCCATGCAGCCCCAGCAGGTTTTCGGAAACTGGCTGGCAACACGCCTGTTGTATTTATTTTATGGCGTGCGCTTTACAGATCTTGGTCCGTTCAGAGCAATAAAATGGGAGGAATTACAGTCATTGGGCATGGTCGATAAAAATTATGGGTGGACAGTAGAAATGCAATTGAAAGCTGCAAAAAATAAACTTATTTGCACGGAAATTCCTGTGAGCTACAGAAGACGCATTGGAATTTCTAAAGTGTCAGGCACAGTAAAAGGAACCATATTGGCGGGTTACAAAATCATAACAACTATCTTTAAATATCTCTGA
- a CDS encoding KpsF/GutQ family sugar-phosphate isomerase, whose amino-acid sequence MKITSASILRTARETLFTESDAIARLVKLLDKQFVTLAEKIYNSKGRVVVTGIGKSAIIANKLVATFNSTGTSAMYMHAADAIHGDLGMIREEDIIICISKSGDSPEIKLLVPLVKNNGNLLAGIVGNTKGYLAMHADLVLNTTVSKEACPNNLAPTASTAAQMALGDALAVCLLKMRGFSPEDFAKFHPGGALGKKLYLKVSDLYVQHQKPMVQEGDSIHQVILEITSNRLGATAVLNKKNQVTGIITDGDLRRMIEKKSSMDLLKAKDIMGKNPLTIKKDELAINALDLMRSHKITQVIVKDKSQYLGMVHVHDLLKEGLV is encoded by the coding sequence TTGAAGATTACTAGCGCTTCCATTCTACGTACAGCAAGGGAGACTTTGTTCACTGAATCCGATGCCATTGCCCGGCTGGTAAAACTTCTGGATAAGCAGTTTGTAACGCTGGCAGAAAAAATCTATAACAGTAAGGGAAGGGTAGTGGTTACCGGAATCGGCAAGAGTGCCATTATCGCCAATAAATTGGTGGCCACCTTTAACTCTACCGGAACATCTGCTATGTATATGCATGCGGCAGATGCCATTCATGGCGATCTGGGAATGATTCGTGAAGAAGATATTATCATCTGTATTTCCAAAAGCGGCGATAGCCCTGAAATTAAATTATTGGTGCCATTGGTAAAAAATAATGGCAACCTGCTGGCTGGAATCGTAGGAAATACCAAAGGTTATCTTGCTATGCACGCTGATCTTGTTTTAAATACTACTGTTTCCAAAGAAGCATGTCCGAATAACCTGGCTCCAACTGCCAGCACTGCTGCACAGATGGCTTTAGGCGATGCGTTGGCCGTTTGCCTGTTGAAGATGCGTGGCTTTTCACCGGAAGATTTTGCCAAATTTCATCCCGGCGGTGCGTTGGGAAAAAAACTTTATCTGAAAGTAAGTGATCTCTATGTGCAGCATCAGAAACCGATGGTGCAGGAAGGTGATTCTATTCATCAGGTGATTCTTGAAATTACGTCGAACCGGTTAGGTGCGACAGCCGTTTTGAATAAGAAAAATCAGGTGACCGGCATTATTACAGATGGCGATCTCCGGCGAATGATTGAAAAGAAATCATCCATGGATCTGCTGAAAGCGAAAGATATCATGGGCAAAAATCCACTTACCATTAAAAAGGACGAACTCGCTATCAATGCACTCGACCTGATGCGCAGTCATAAAATAACACAGGTGATTGTGAAAGATAAAAGTCAATATTTAGGGATGGTGCATGTGCATGATTTGTTGAAGGAAGGATTGGTGTGA
- a CDS encoding T9SS type A sorting domain-containing protein, producing MVAASCRKKPVNATVEWSINVSSLASGVYLLEYKKGGGSVIKKFVKE from the coding sequence ATGGTTGCAGCAAGCTGTCGCAAAAAACCGGTTAATGCTACTGTGGAGTGGAGCATCAATGTATCATCGTTAGCAAGTGGTGTCTACCTTCTTGAATATAAAAAAGGCGGTGGTTCTGTTATTAAAAAATTCGTGAAAGAGTAA
- a CDS encoding M28 family peptidase gives MKTFKSTALLLLIIAILTGCGEKKPKPVSNSPTEVPAKTTVNLVVPDFNADSAFTYVAKQVSFGPRIPGTAAQEKCAQWLYTQLKSYSSNVVLQDVKVELYNGKKVPCKNLIASFNPEMQKRILLCAHWDTRPWSDQDSLDKKSAFDGADDGGSGVGILLEIARLLSTQKTNVGIDIALFDVEDYGPPYWDPLADQEKPTAYCIGTQHWANNPHVGNYRAYFGILLDMTGAKNATFPQEGLSLKFAPSVVKNVWDTANDLGYGNYFVYSKTNSITDDHAFVNSINGTPCIDIINMNSTGFAKHWHTQQDNMSIIDKATLKAVGQTLLQVIFKEAPGA, from the coding sequence TTGAAAACTTTCAAATCAACTGCCTTACTGCTACTTATTATCGCAATACTTACCGGTTGCGGAGAGAAGAAACCGAAGCCGGTTAGTAATTCTCCAACTGAAGTACCAGCCAAAACAACTGTCAATTTGGTAGTGCCCGATTTCAATGCTGATTCTGCTTTTACATATGTTGCAAAGCAGGTTTCGTTTGGTCCGCGTATTCCGGGAACAGCAGCACAGGAAAAATGTGCCCAATGGCTGTATACCCAACTGAAATCATATTCATCCAATGTTGTACTGCAGGATGTGAAAGTGGAATTGTACAACGGAAAGAAAGTGCCTTGCAAGAATCTCATCGCTTCGTTCAATCCTGAAATGCAAAAAAGAATTTTGTTGTGCGCGCATTGGGATACACGCCCATGGAGCGATCAGGACAGCCTGGATAAAAAAAGTGCATTTGATGGTGCTGACGATGGAGGAAGTGGTGTGGGAATCTTACTGGAAATTGCACGATTACTCAGTACTCAAAAAACAAATGTTGGAATTGACATTGCTTTATTCGATGTGGAAGATTATGGCCCACCCTACTGGGATCCACTGGCAGATCAAGAGAAACCGACCGCTTATTGCATCGGTACACAACACTGGGCCAACAATCCTCATGTTGGTAATTACCGCGCCTACTTTGGTATTTTGCTCGACATGACAGGCGCCAAAAATGCAACGTTTCCGCAGGAAGGCCTTTCACTTAAGTTTGCACCCTCCGTAGTAAAAAATGTTTGGGACACCGCAAATGATCTGGGCTATGGAAATTATTTCGTTTACAGCAAGACCAATAGTATTACCGATGATCACGCTTTTGTGAATTCAATAAATGGTACGCCCTGCATCGACATCATTAATATGAATAGCACAGGTTTTGCAAAGCACTGGCATACACAACAGGATAATATGTCGATCATCGACAAAGCAACTTTGAAAGCTGTCGGTCAGACATTGTTGCAGGTAATCTTCAAAGAAGCACCGGGAGCATAG
- a CDS encoding adenylate/guanylate cyclase domain-containing protein translates to MCAGGLPVSNKTHSEDVVRAGLDIQEFIARNKREREKEGNTFFDLRLGIHSGALVAGIVGIKKFAYEIWGDTVNTASCMESSGEIGKVNISGATYELIKDKFHCTYRGKIQAKNKGEIDIYFVDSEIGS, encoded by the coding sequence ATGTGTGCAGGAGGTTTGCCTGTTTCAAATAAAACACATTCTGAAGATGTGGTAAGAGCAGGATTAGACATACAGGAATTTATTGCGCGCAACAAAAGGGAAAGGGAAAAAGAAGGGAATACTTTTTTTGATTTGCGATTGGGCATTCATTCCGGTGCTCTTGTAGCAGGAATTGTAGGGATCAAAAAATTCGCCTATGAAATCTGGGGCGATACGGTGAACACCGCTTCGTGCATGGAATCTTCCGGCGAAATCGGTAAAGTAAATATCAGCGGCGCCACTTATGAGTTGATCAAAGATAAATTTCACTGCACTTATCGTGGAAAAATTCAGGCGAAGAACAAGGGAGAGATTGATATATATTTTGTTGACTCGGAGATTGGAAGTTGA
- a CDS encoding ABC transporter permease, whose protein sequence is MKKRIFLITTLLAPLSIGVITLLPVYLASHGTQEEKIAIYDESGIFSAQMENKDHLTFGHINAANVPYDSLKKNYAASGFSGILRIPSYFTIEKPANIEYYSTDQLGLITHAGIEDQLNEIMRRERLKAANISPEVMEGLNAPVNLVQADLSMSTAETSTALGYVMGFMIYIVMITYGMMVMRGVMEEKNNRIAEVITSSVKPFQLMMGKIIGIALVGLTQFIIWIVLSGIIISVLKSFYGGDLSDTQNMAGMNAQYQQQNMSGMAGFITDLDKLPLGLIAFGFVFFFLGGYLLYASIFAAIGAASGEEGDQSLTFIATVPIIISIVIMMSVLNQPNSRLAVISSLIPFCSPIIMVGRLPFGPPAWQIILSAVLLIAGFVFMVWVAGKIYRTGILMYGKKVTLREMMKWVRY, encoded by the coding sequence GTGAAAAAAAGAATTTTTCTCATCACTACACTCCTTGCGCCGCTGAGCATCGGAGTGATTACGTTACTGCCGGTATACCTTGCAAGCCATGGGACACAGGAAGAAAAAATCGCGATCTATGATGAGTCCGGTATTTTTTCTGCACAAATGGAAAACAAAGATCACCTGACTTTCGGCCACATTAATGCAGCCAATGTGCCGTATGATTCTTTGAAGAAGAATTATGCCGCATCAGGATTTTCCGGCATCCTGCGAATCCCCTCTTATTTCACCATTGAGAAGCCTGCCAACATTGAATATTACAGCACCGATCAACTCGGACTCATCACGCACGCCGGCATCGAAGATCAGTTGAATGAAATAATGCGCCGCGAACGGCTCAAGGCCGCCAATATTTCACCGGAGGTTATGGAAGGTTTGAATGCACCGGTGAACCTGGTGCAGGCAGATTTGTCGATGAGCACAGCAGAAACTTCCACTGCGCTGGGCTATGTGATGGGCTTCATGATTTATATTGTGATGATCACTTATGGCATGATGGTGATGCGCGGCGTGATGGAAGAAAAGAACAACCGCATTGCCGAAGTAATTACCTCATCAGTAAAACCATTTCAACTGATGATGGGGAAAATTATTGGCATCGCCCTGGTAGGACTCACACAGTTTATTATATGGATTGTGTTGTCAGGTATCATCATTTCCGTACTGAAAAGTTTTTATGGCGGCGACCTGAGTGACACACAAAATATGGCCGGTATGAATGCGCAGTATCAACAACAAAATATGTCAGGCATGGCCGGCTTCATCACCGACCTTGACAAGTTACCACTTGGATTGATTGCCTTTGGTTTTGTCTTTTTCTTTTTAGGAGGATACCTGTTATATGCTTCCATCTTCGCGGCTATCGGTGCAGCATCCGGCGAAGAAGGTGATCAGTCACTCACATTCATTGCCACCGTACCCATCATTATTTCCATCGTCATCATGATGTCTGTATTGAATCAACCCAACAGCCGGTTAGCAGTTATCTCTTCATTGATTCCATTCTGTTCACCCATAATAATGGTGGGAAGATTACCGTTTGGTCCTCCGGCATGGCAGATTATTTTGTCAGCAGTATTATTGATTGCAGGTTTTGTTTTTATGGTGTGGGTGGCAGGAAAAATTTACCGGACAGGCATTTTGATGTATGGAAAGAAAGTGACGTTGAGGGAGATGATGAAGTGGGTGAGGTATTAA